Proteins from one Astyanax mexicanus isolate ESR-SI-001 unplaced genomic scaffold, AstMex3_surface scaffold_43, whole genome shotgun sequence genomic window:
- the dapk2a gene encoding death-associated protein kinase 2a, with product MMAVFKQEKVEDYYEVGEELGSGQFAIVKQCRERSSGLEFAAKFIKKRQSSASRRGVLRDEIQREVSILQQIQHPNIVTLHDVYENKTDVVLILELVSGGELFDFLAQKESLSEEEATQFIKQILEGVHYLHTRNIAHFDLKPENIMLLDKNVPLPRIKLIDFGLAHKIAEGAEFKNIFGTPEFVAPEIVNYEPLGLEADMWSVGVITYILLSGASPFLGETKQDTLGNISAMNYEFDDEFFGHTSELAKSFIRQLLQKDTKKRLTIQDALNHPWIKSNEHKEEPSKVPKRKHERRQLKTKRLKEYTIKSHSSMPPNNTYVNFERFAQVVEDIAGMEGTFSRLATAHDGLQEDIDALVSVYNEKELWYKEESESIRHELSQLRYEFRKVEAQRRGVQEDLQGVEAGLGRVSERYRERHAHFEALQKELGAELQWVQEVVGSFQVAGGNGGFPNCNFSSVFNADVNEALKELLNRTCGGELLTGLNLDQQR from the exons AT gatggCGGTGTTTAAGCAGGAGAAGGTTGAAGATTATTATGAAGTTGGAGAAGAGCTCGGAAG CGGTCAGTTCGCTATAGTGAAGCAGTGTCGGGAGAGGAGCTCCGGACTGGAATTCGCCGCTAAGTTTATAAAGAAGCGTCAGAGCAGCGCGAGCCGCCGCGGCGTCCTGAGAGACGAGATCCAGCGCGAGGTCAGCATCCTGCAGCAGATCCAACACCCCAACATCGTTACCCTGCACGACGTCTACGAGAACAAAACCGACGTAGTGCTGATCCTAGAACT AGTGTCTGGTGGAGAGCTGTTTGACTTCCTGGCGCAGAAGGAGTCTCTGAGTGAAGAGGAGGCGACTCAGTTCATTAAGCAGATTCTGGAGGGGGTTCATTATCTGCACACCAGGAACATCGCTCACTTCGACCTGAAG cCGGAGAACATCATGCTGCTGGATAAAAATGTTCCTCTGCCTCGGATTAAACTCATTGATTTTGGCTTGGCTCACAAAATCGCTGAAGGGGCGGAGTTTAAGAACATCTTTGGAACTCCGGAGTTTGTTG CTCCTGAGATTGTGAATTACGAGCCGCTGGGTCTGGAGGCAGATATGTG GAGTGTAGGAGTGATCACGTATATCCT gctgagTGGAGCGTCTCCGTTCTTAGGAGAGACAAAGCAGGACACTTTAGGAAATATCTCAGCGATGAACTACGAGTTTGATGACGAGTTTTTTGGACACACCAGTGAACTCGCCAAGAGCTTTATCAGACAACTGCTGCAGAAAGACACCAA GAAGAGGCTCACGATTCAGGACGCTCTGAATCATCCGTGGATTAAA TCCAACGAGCACAAGGAGGAGCCCAGTAAAGTCCCGAAGAGGAAACACGAGCGTCGCCAGCTGAAGACCAAACGCCTCAAAGAGTACACCATCAAATCTCACTCCAGCATGCCTCCCAACAACACCTACGTGAACTTCGAGCGCTTCGCCCAGGTGGTGGAGGACATCGCGGGTATGGAGGGCACCTTCAGCCGGCTGGCGACGGCCCACGACGGCCTGCAGGAGGACATCGACGCCCTGGTGTCCGTCTACAACGAGAAGGAGCTGTGGTACAAAGAGGAGAGCGAGAGCATCCGGCACGAGCTGTCGCAGCTCCGCTACGAGTTCCGGAAGGTGGAGGCGCAGCGGCGCGGCGTGCAGGAGGACCTGCAGGGGGTGGAGGCCGGACTGGGCCGGGTCAGCGAGCGCTACCGCGAGAGGCACGCCCACTTTGAGGCGCTGCAGAAGGAGCTGGGGGCGGAGCTTCAGTGGGTACAGGAAGTGGTGGGGTCCTTCCAGGTCGCCGGGGGAAACGGTGGTTTCCCCAACTGCAACTTCAGCAGCGTCTTCAATGCGGACGTGAACGAAGCTCTGAAGGAGCTCCTGAACCGGACCTGCGGCGGAGAGCTGCTGACGGGACTTAACCTGGACCAGCAGAGATGA